In Acinetobacter sp. TGL-Y2, a genomic segment contains:
- a CDS encoding MFS transporter, whose amino-acid sequence MTTQVVNVNTVVDKAKFKPFHMTVVLWCLFIVLFDGYDLAINGVTLPLLMQEWNMSAVQAGMLASTALAGMMFGAMFFGMLADKIGRKNVILICVTLFSGFTFAGGFASNPTEFGVLRFIAGLGIGGVLPNLVALTSEYAPAKLRSTLVTGMFSGYAMGGIMAALFGAWFTLSFGWQIMFWIAGVPLLFLPLIWKFLPESLAFLVKQQKLEKARQIVQKLSPEDKITPDTVLAFNESKIPAASISALFQEGRARGTLLFWLAFFMCLLMLYALGSWLPKLMMAAGYSLGSSLMFLLALNIGAVIGTAGGGVLADRFHIKPVIISMLIVGILALIGLGFNSPQPVIYLLVSLAGAASVGCSILLYSYVAQFYPLAVRSTGLGWASGIGRMGAIVGPIIIGYLLGMELPHKMNFIAVAIPAMIGGIAILLIKRDKVIKVPQDTTIKAPKAVLD is encoded by the coding sequence ATGACAACACAAGTCGTGAATGTCAATACTGTAGTAGATAAGGCAAAATTTAAACCTTTCCATATGACTGTGGTCTTGTGGTGTTTGTTTATTGTGTTATTTGACGGTTATGATTTAGCAATTAATGGTGTGACGCTGCCACTGTTGATGCAAGAATGGAATATGAGTGCTGTGCAAGCGGGAATGCTTGCCAGTACAGCGCTTGCTGGTATGATGTTTGGTGCAATGTTCTTTGGTATGTTGGCTGATAAAATTGGTCGAAAAAATGTTATTTTAATTTGTGTGACTTTATTTAGTGGCTTTACTTTTGCAGGTGGATTTGCCTCAAATCCTACTGAATTTGGTGTTTTACGTTTTATTGCAGGTTTAGGTATTGGTGGGGTATTACCCAATTTAGTGGCTTTGACTTCTGAATATGCACCAGCGAAACTCCGTAGCACCTTGGTGACAGGAATGTTCAGCGGTTATGCAATGGGCGGTATTATGGCAGCCTTATTTGGTGCGTGGTTTACCCTAAGTTTTGGTTGGCAAATTATGTTCTGGATTGCTGGTGTACCATTATTATTTTTACCGCTGATTTGGAAATTTTTACCTGAATCATTGGCTTTCTTAGTGAAACAGCAAAAATTAGAAAAAGCGCGCCAAATCGTTCAAAAATTATCACCTGAAGACAAGATTACTCCAGATACCGTTTTAGCGTTTAATGAAAGTAAAATTCCAGCGGCTTCTATCTCTGCGCTCTTTCAAGAAGGTCGTGCGAGAGGAACATTATTGTTTTGGTTAGCATTTTTTATGTGCTTGCTTATGTTATATGCATTAGGAAGTTGGTTACCAAAATTGATGATGGCAGCCGGCTATTCATTGGGCAGTAGCTTAATGTTCTTATTGGCACTCAACATTGGTGCTGTAATTGGTACAGCAGGTGGTGGAGTGCTCGCGGATCGATTCCACATCAAACCTGTAATTATCAGTATGCTGATTGTGGGGATATTGGCTTTAATCGGTCTAGGTTTCAATTCACCACAACCTGTCATTTACTTATTGGTGTCTTTAGCAGGTGCTGCATCTGTAGGTTGTAGTATTTTGCTTTATAGTTATGTGGCACAGTTCTATCCATTGGCCGTTCGTTCAACGGGTCTAGGCTGGGCATCGGGTATTGGTCGAATGGGTGCGATTGTGGGTCCGATTATTATTGGTTACTTGTTAGGTATGGAACTTCCACACAAAATGAATTTTATTGCTGTGGCCATTCCTGCGATGATTGGGGGGATTGCAATCTTATTGATTAAACGTGATAAAGTAATTAAAGTACCGCAAGATACTACGATTAAAGCCCCTAAGGCTGTACTTGATTAA
- a CDS encoding lytic transglycosylase domain-containing protein, with protein MPHLSIKSVFVIVSALAFAGCSSLGGGSVEKRAAKLSKGIQQAYSVAPETANRVSPMIIQNATQYQVDPLLVAALIRQESSYRNYAVSHAGAVGLTQVIPRYWQQNCPGDLLEENININCGTYIIAKYNQSAGSWKKALAYYNVGPTGYNTNRKMKKQGKRYAKQVKQHQQDLKSKL; from the coding sequence ATGCCTCACTTATCTATCAAGTCTGTTTTTGTGATCGTCTCTGCCCTTGCATTTGCGGGGTGCTCATCTTTAGGTGGCGGATCTGTTGAAAAACGTGCAGCAAAACTCTCGAAAGGCATCCAACAAGCCTACTCTGTTGCACCAGAGACCGCCAATCGCGTTTCTCCAATGATCATTCAAAATGCTACTCAATATCAAGTTGATCCGCTACTGGTTGCCGCCTTGATCCGCCAGGAATCAAGCTACCGTAATTATGCAGTGTCTCACGCAGGTGCGGTGGGTCTAACACAGGTCATTCCACGTTATTGGCAACAAAACTGCCCTGGCGATTTGTTGGAAGAAAATATCAATATCAATTGTGGTACATATATTATTGCGAAATACAATCAATCTGCTGGCAGCTGGAAGAAAGCCTTAGCTTATTACAATGTCGGACCTACAGGTTATAACACCAACCGTAAAATGAAAAAACAAGGCAAGCGATATGCCAAACAAGTGAAACAACATCAACAGGATTTGAAATCAAAACTGTAA
- a CDS encoding phosphatidate cytidylyltransferase: MTLNNLHQTYILFGIFAGILVFASTVGFILKQKTGLKPVPVIDNLNARINAWWIMLIVIATAILLGNIAFIILFALISLFALREFISLLPTRRGDYIPLLIAFYFVIPYQYYLVYIDWYGLYSIFIPLYVFLLIPIASLKEEDTTHFLERSSKIQWGLMISVFCISHVPALINLKLQNFDGEPIWLAIWLIMVVQASDVLQYVCGKLWGNHKVAPVLSPSKTIEGLVGGVILASALGVAMSWLTPFSYFEAAFIGLIVCMFGFFGGLVMSAIKRDRGVKDWGQLIHGHGGMLDRIDSICFSAPIFFHILRYWF; the protein is encoded by the coding sequence ATGACACTCAACAATCTACATCAAACCTATATTTTATTTGGCATATTTGCGGGTATTTTGGTTTTTGCATCAACTGTTGGCTTCATTCTTAAACAAAAAACAGGCTTAAAGCCTGTACCAGTCATTGATAATTTAAACGCACGAATTAATGCGTGGTGGATTATGCTGATTGTGATCGCCACAGCCATTTTGCTTGGCAATATCGCATTTATTATTTTATTCGCACTCATATCACTGTTTGCATTAAGAGAATTTATTAGTCTACTGCCAACACGTCGTGGCGATTATATTCCACTACTTATTGCATTTTATTTTGTGATTCCTTATCAATATTATTTGGTCTATATCGATTGGTATGGACTCTATTCTATTTTTATACCGCTCTATGTGTTTTTACTCATTCCCATTGCCAGTCTGAAAGAAGAGGACACCACTCATTTTTTAGAACGTAGTTCCAAAATTCAATGGGGCCTTATGATTAGCGTATTTTGCATCTCACACGTCCCTGCGCTGATTAACTTGAAACTGCAAAACTTTGACGGTGAACCAATTTGGCTGGCCATTTGGCTCATTATGGTGGTTCAAGCTTCTGACGTTCTCCAGTACGTGTGTGGAAAACTCTGGGGCAATCATAAAGTTGCGCCTGTGTTATCCCCTTCAAAAACCATTGAAGGCTTAGTCGGCGGAGTGATTTTAGCCTCTGCCTTAGGTGTCGCCATGTCTTGGTTAACACCCTTTAGTTATTTTGAAGCGGCATTTATCGGTCTCATTGTGTGTATGTTCGGATTCTTTGGTGGATTGGTCATGTCAGCAATTAAACGTGATCGTGGCGTAAAAGATTGGGGTCAGCTCATTCATGGACATGGTGGTATGCTTGATCGTATTGATTCGATTTGTTTTTCTGCGCCTATTTTCTTTCACATTCTCAGATATTGGTTTTAA
- a CDS encoding lysophospholipid acyltransferase family protein — MTDRPTNATHTPPQTRKSQNKISASCARVIAFIARRSARLLTGARSIWFGSQPEMKQRIFYANHNSHIDFILLWSSLPHDIRRKTRPVAASDYWMKDRFRRFLIQDTFSGVTIQRKREDQSDPLQPIKDVLAEGYSIIFFPEGTRNLEDDIQLLAFKSGLYHLSKQFPEVEVIPVWISNLKRVMPKGAIIPLPLLSTVIFGAPLDKHQYRDKKEFLEYAQNELLKLKAVENQ, encoded by the coding sequence ATGACCGACCGACCAACTAACGCTACTCACACCCCGCCTCAGACGAGGAAATCTCAAAATAAGATATCTGCCTCATGTGCAAGAGTCATTGCATTTATCGCCCGTAGGAGTGCTAGACTGCTTACTGGGGCAAGGTCGATTTGGTTCGGGTCCCAGCCTGAAATGAAACAGCGAATCTTCTACGCCAATCATAACAGTCACATCGACTTTATTTTACTTTGGTCGTCTTTACCGCATGATATTCGCCGTAAAACAAGACCTGTTGCAGCATCAGATTATTGGATGAAAGATCGCTTTAGACGCTTTTTAATTCAAGATACATTTTCAGGCGTGACTATACAACGAAAACGTGAAGATCAATCTGATCCCCTTCAGCCCATTAAAGATGTATTAGCTGAAGGTTACTCGATTATTTTTTTCCCAGAAGGCACACGTAACCTAGAAGACGATATACAACTCTTGGCCTTTAAAAGTGGTCTCTATCATTTATCCAAACAATTTCCTGAAGTCGAAGTTATTCCCGTCTGGATTTCAAATCTTAAACGCGTCATGCCCAAAGGCGCGATTATACCCTTGCCCCTACTTTCTACTGTGATTTTCGGCGCGCCACTGGACAAACATCAGTACAGGGATAAAAAAGAATTTCTCGAGTATGCCCAAAATGAACTACTCAAATTAAAAGCGGTAGAAAATCAATGA
- a CDS encoding dual specificity protein phosphatase family protein, whose product MQELTKQTGTWKWGMLCLVFLAPFFFLTYGFANQYAAGLDEVKFIVFDWEKHIPLWPWSIVPYWSIDLFYGLSLLLCWNLFELKQHVLRLLSAQIISIACFLLFPLKFTFERPELSGFFGIWFDVLMGFDKPFNQAPSLHIVLLVILWDFYRRHVSDHFKYVVDLWSLLIGISVLTTWQHHFIDIPTGILVGALCLWLFPVEVQSPFSKDLTHRLTPKHLKLGAYYLITTVILCVTAFIFKSAFLWLLYPACSLLMVSLAYFFARAHFFQKLGNGKLSAGARMILAPYLILAWLNSRLWTHKHPEDSNIIAIEGCQIYLGRIPTSADLIHYQAIFDCCAELPRSTLNVKQQQIITQYYFSLDLIPLQANQLAQAVHNFDQLFLALKSNNDQKTKLLIFCALGYSRSSAILCAWLVKNGYVDNMPNAISLVQQARPWIVLKAAQIQQLNLYVLKLKGLAP is encoded by the coding sequence ATGCAAGAGTTGACCAAACAGACAGGCACATGGAAATGGGGAATGCTGTGCTTGGTTTTTCTTGCGCCGTTTTTCTTCCTGACCTATGGTTTTGCCAATCAATATGCTGCGGGTTTAGATGAGGTCAAATTTATTGTCTTTGATTGGGAGAAGCATATACCGCTTTGGCCTTGGAGCATTGTACCGTACTGGTCGATCGATTTATTTTATGGGCTGTCATTGCTTTTATGCTGGAATCTGTTTGAGCTGAAGCAGCATGTGCTACGCCTACTCTCGGCTCAAATCATATCGATTGCTTGTTTTTTACTGTTCCCCTTAAAATTTACCTTTGAGCGACCTGAATTAAGCGGTTTCTTTGGCATTTGGTTCGATGTCCTGATGGGTTTTGATAAGCCTTTTAATCAGGCGCCTTCACTCCATATAGTCCTTTTGGTCATTTTGTGGGATTTTTATCGACGTCATGTCAGTGATCACTTCAAATATGTGGTGGATCTTTGGTCATTGCTGATTGGTATTTCGGTTTTAACCACGTGGCAACACCACTTTATTGATATTCCCACCGGGATTTTGGTGGGTGCATTGTGCTTATGGCTATTTCCAGTAGAGGTTCAGTCTCCCTTTTCTAAAGATTTAACGCATCGCTTAACGCCGAAGCACCTGAAACTTGGGGCATATTATTTAATTACTACAGTAATATTATGCGTGACGGCATTTATCTTTAAATCCGCATTTTTATGGCTTCTTTACCCTGCATGTTCCCTACTCATGGTCAGTTTGGCTTATTTTTTTGCACGTGCTCACTTTTTTCAAAAGCTCGGCAATGGAAAATTGAGCGCAGGTGCAAGGATGATATTGGCACCTTATCTGATATTGGCATGGCTCAATAGTCGACTGTGGACCCACAAGCATCCCGAAGACTCAAATATCATTGCTATTGAAGGCTGTCAGATCTATTTAGGACGAATTCCCACTTCTGCTGATCTCATTCACTATCAAGCTATTTTTGATTGCTGTGCTGAACTTCCGCGATCTACTTTAAACGTTAAACAACAGCAGATCATTACACAATATTATTTCAGTCTGGATTTAATCCCCTTACAAGCCAATCAACTTGCACAAGCGGTTCACAATTTTGATCAGTTATTTTTAGCTTTAAAGAGCAATAACGATCAAAAAACGAAATTATTAATTTTTTGTGCCTTAGGCTATTCACGTAGTTCAGCCATATTATGTGCATGGTTGGTCAAAAATGGATACGTAGACAACATGCCCAATGCCATAAGCTTGGTTCAACAGGCACGCCCTTGGATTGTTTTAAAAGCGGCTCAAATCCAACAATTAAATCTATACGTGTTGAAGCTTAAAGGACTTGCGCCATGA